Below is a genomic region from Nitrososphaerales archaeon.
AGAGCTATGTTGAGGTTACATGGGATTTCATGCATAATTTGGTAAAGACGGAAGAACCGGAAGAACATGAAGTTGAGATCATGCCTAAAACGAATAATTTTGTCTTTTACACATTTGTTTTCGGGTAATTTGGTGAAAAGTTTCCTGACGTCATCCATAACACAGTACTAAATTAGTAAAACTTGATTTCACTACGTTGAAACATTAACCAGTTATAAGCAAGCCTGTAAGGTACATTATTGCTAAACCAACTACAAAGCCAGCAATGTTATATGGCGCAGTGATCCTGCTATCTAGGTCCTTATGCATCCAGTTAAATATGGAATACACTACTTGAATTATTGCACCAGCACCGATTGCTAAGAAGAGAATGGAGGCTATTGGCATATACGTGAATCCTCCTATCCATGTGCCTGCAATAGTTGGCACTCCAGCTATCAATCCTAATGCTATCAGATGCATTATCCTAGCCCTCTGTTTTGCAATTGGGGCTATAATTGCCAGCCCTTCAGTTGTGTTATGTATTGTGAACCCAATTACTAGAAACTTGGACAACGCTAGTGAGCCCAATGCCACCGCAGCTCCAATTGCCAGCCCCTCCCCCAAATTATGCAAACCGATACCCATAGCGATCATGTATGAAAGAGATAATCCGTATAGATGCTTGGTGCTAGCTTCCATACTTCCCATAGATACAGTTCTTAATGTCATCCTGTTGCTTAACATCATCAAGACAAGTATTGTTGCTACAGTAGCTGTTACGATCAGAACCTCTCCTCTAAATACACCTGGAATAGCATGGGTTGCTTCAAATGACTCCTTCATGGCATCGACAGCAAGGAATATCAACAATCCGGCTGTTAGGCTCAGGAAGAAACTGTACCACTGCTTGCTTATCCTGCTCATGAACGGGAACCATAGTAGCCCTATCATAATTGGTACTATGCCAACATATGAGCCCAGAATGGCAAAGTAAGACAGCTGATCAAGGTTAGGTTCTGGAGTCTTTGCAGCAGCTTTCACCTCATACGCAAACCTAGTGCCATCAGATGTGGTAATACCGATTTCATATGGTACGCCCTCCATCCAGGGATACTTCATTATTACTTTTGCAGTTGCCAATCGAGGCAGCACATTGGATGGCTTCACAAGTGCTTCCCATGGTCTATCATTTACGTCTGCCTGTGCAATAGTAACCGTATCTTGACCGGTATTGCGCACATAGGCAATTATCTCGCCGTCTTTGAATTCTGCATTTTCAATAGTAACATCTGGTAATGGCTGTGTAGTGTAAAGGAAGGATGTTCCTGGACCCATGAGATAGTAAATTACGCCGCCAAGAATGAATAACGGAACCAGCGCAAGTAAGACCAACCTAGAATCCACTAGTCATCACCAATGCTAAAACTATCGATGTACATCGCTACTACACTTGCAACTCTCATAACGTTACTTGTCAAGTACATAAAGTATACCAAGTTAAACCTATTTAAGTTTTTTAGAATTAGGCAACATTATTGCAATAGATTAACTTCGTACCAATTGTTATATTCATAATAAAACTATAGACAATGCATGGGATTGGTAGAAGACCTTCTGGAGTGGAGCAAGGATGTCTTCTTACCTTTAGGAGAAACTGGTTTGTTCGTAATAGCCTTTGTAGAATCATCTGTCTTTCCTATCCCTCCTGATATTCTTCTAATACCGCTTGTGATATTCAATCCTTCATTGGGGCTGTACTACGCATCGATATCAACAATAGGTTCTGTGCTGGGAGGGATTGCAGGCTACTATCTTGGTTTGAAAGGTGGTAGACCTTTGGCACTAAAATTATTTTCAGAAGACAAGGTAAAAAGGGTAGAAGCATATTTTGAAAGATATGGTGCATGGGCTGTGCTTATAGCTGGTTTTTCACCCATCCCTTACAAGATATTTACTATCGCATCAGGCATAGTTAGGTTGGATTTTAAACGATTCGTTCTGGCATCGGCAATAGGCAGGGCCTCAAGATTTTTTGCTGAAGCATCTATAATAATGATCTGGGGTGAGCAGATAGTGCAATTACTACTGCAAGACTTTGAGGTCATCACCCTCGCTATTGCAGCTGTTATTATCGCAGCAGTTGTAATATACAAAAAAATTCGAAAATGATCAAGTCTTGAACTTTGAAGCTTTTTCTACAATCTTTACAATCTCATCATACGGCGTATCTTTCTCCATACTCAAGTAGAAGGTAACTGAATCGCTTGTGAACGATACTATCTTCACCTTCTCATGTACAGTCAGCGTGAAATATATCTTGCCGAGGGTCGAGTTAAAGTCCTTACGTAGAAACTCCCTTATGGACGCCAAGAAAAATTCGTCTCTAGCCTGCTCTGGTTTGAACAACGGTCTAATACCCGGCCGAAGATTGCCAGCAATAGTCTTACCAAACCTGTTGATCATACCAACATATCTGATCCTTGGACTAAGTGCCAATATCTGATTGCAAATCTCTTTATGCTTGCGTATATCTTCCTTGTTAGACATATGACACCATACCACATGTGAGAACTATTCTTAAATGTATATGTGATAATGATGTCAACATTGTGGGCTTTTTACTTAGTTCTAACTGGTGGAACGTGGGAATTACTCTCTATTACCAGTCGCTTTTCAACTGTAATGGTCCAATGGCTGCAAAGATCTATCATGGCCATAGGCAACCAAAGCTGCAGCTTAAGAGAGCCCATTCATACCAAAGGTCTCTATGAACACTCCTGCCTCGGGCATGACATTACACCAGCAGTATTCGCTAGTGGGAGGCCTTTATCATGCCTTCCATAGGATCTAGCAATCTAAACGATTTCGCATATAGTTTGTTTTCCTTATTCTTAGCAGACACGTAGACTTTTGCGCGCCATATAAAGTTTTAAATATATGGTTTTACTTCGCTTATATGGTTCTAATGAACGAAACCGCTACTGTAACAAGCAAGAGCATGGTTACTATTCCATCTCGGTTCAGACGGAAGTATGGAATAAAGGATGGCGATAAAGTAGAGTTCGTTGAGCTCGATGGTAGTATACTCTTAATTCCGTTAAAGAGTTTGAAAGAACTTCGTGGTGTTGATGCCAAGCATAGAAGATTAGTTATACAAGGTATAAAGGAAATGGAGAAGGAGCGGCGCAGGGAAACCAGACTTGAAAGATAGTGTGGTTATCGATGCCGGTGTGTTGGCACTGCATTTTATAGATGATTACAGAGTAAGGTTTTATTTTCATGGTATCGAGAATGGAAATATTAAAGGATATATGGCACATATTAACTTGAGCGAGTATTATTACAAAACATGTCAACAACTTGGCAAAGATACCGCAGATGTTAGGTATCTTTCAA
It encodes:
- a CDS encoding AbrB/MazE/SpoVT family DNA-binding domain-containing protein, translated to MVLMNETATVTSKSMVTIPSRFRRKYGIKDGDKVEFVELDGSILLIPLKSLKELRGVDAKHRRLVIQGIKEMEKERRRETRLER
- a CDS encoding YqaA family protein; translation: MGLVEDLLEWSKDVFLPLGETGLFVIAFVESSVFPIPPDILLIPLVIFNPSLGLYYASISTIGSVLGGIAGYYLGLKGGRPLALKLFSEDKVKRVEAYFERYGAWAVLIAGFSPIPYKIFTIASGIVRLDFKRFVLASAIGRASRFFAEASIIMIWGEQIVQLLLQDFEVITLAIAAVIIAAVVIYKKIRK
- a CDS encoding divalent cation transporter, translated to MDSRLVLLALVPLFILGGVIYYLMGPGTSFLYTTQPLPDVTIENAEFKDGEIIAYVRNTGQDTVTIAQADVNDRPWEALVKPSNVLPRLATAKVIMKYPWMEGVPYEIGITTSDGTRFAYEVKAAAKTPEPNLDQLSYFAILGSYVGIVPIMIGLLWFPFMSRISKQWYSFFLSLTAGLLIFLAVDAMKESFEATHAIPGVFRGEVLIVTATVATILVLMMLSNRMTLRTVSMGSMEASTKHLYGLSLSYMIAMGIGLHNLGEGLAIGAAVALGSLALSKFLVIGFTIHNTTEGLAIIAPIAKQRARIMHLIALGLIAGVPTIAGTWIGGFTYMPIASILFLAIGAGAIIQVVYSIFNWMHKDLDSRITAPYNIAGFVVGLAIMYLTGLLITG